The DNA segment CTACAATTACGATCATGAACCTTACGACATCGGTGATGGCTATGGCCATATCGCAATCGGGGTGGACGAATTTGAAGCCCTTCACGATAAACAGGTAGCTGCTGGATTCAATGTGACCGACTATAAAGGCTTGCCTGATTCTTCCGTCAGATATTACTTCATCACCGATCCGGATGGCTACAAGGTTGAAGTCATCCAGAACAGATAGGACGGACCTATGGAGAAAACGACTAAACGCAAATTGCTTTTCATCGGCGACAGCATCACGGACGCCGGGCGCAACCGCAACAATCCTGATTCGCTGGGGAAAGGCTATGTGGCTTTGATAGCGAAGGCTCTTGCGGAAAGAGGCGATGCCGAACGCTACCAGCTGATCAACCGCGGCATCAGCGGTAACCGAATCCATGATATAGCGGAAAGATGGCACAGCGATTGCGTTTCGCTCGAGCCCGATGTCGTCACTATGCTGATCGGCATCAACGATACGTGGCATAATGTCGGCGACGAAACGGTGTTCGCGACCAAAGAGGGCGCGGAACAGTTCGAAATGCATTATCGCCATTTGTTGGCTTCCTTGCGGAAAAAATCAAATGCACGGCTCATTCTGATGGAGCCGTTCGTCTTCCCGTATCCGGAAGACCGCAAGTCTTGGCGTGTTGATTTGGATCCGAAACAGGAAATCGTCAAACGCCTGGCCGAAGAATTCGCTGCCGAATGGATCGGGTTGGATGCCTATCTGAATGCGGTAGGCGCTGTCGAAGGATATGAGACGTTATCCAATGACGGCGTCCATCCGACCAAAAAAGGCCACAGTCTCATCGCCGATGCTTGGCTGAAGCAATTTGATGAGGGCGGGAAAAAATAGAGGTTATTGCGTAAAAAAATCGAATCGTACCGAAAAGACTTGCTTTCATGGTTTTGGCATGGTAAGATATTTTACATGCGATGAGGCGACGAGCAATCAGGTGGGTTCGCCCATTCCGCGCAAGCGGCGAAGTGATTGCAAATCAAACGGGACATACGTGCTTGCACAACCACAGGATGTGGATGTTTGATGGTGACTGCTGTGAACAGTCCCATCCATGGGTTTACCCATGCCGTATCAGAAGAAAGGGTCGGAAAGATGAACACTTAGGTGTTTACCTTTCCGGCCCTTTCTTTTTGTTTTAGTGGGGAAAGAATGTGTGAGCTCCGGCGAAGGGCGGTTCGCCGGAGCTGACAGCCGCCTAAGGCACCTCTCCTCCTGCGAGGATCGCTTCCCCGGAGGCGAGTGCGCGCAAGCTGGCCCAACTCCGATGAGGATCGCCTCGCCGGAGCTGAGAGCCCCCAAAGCCGCGCCAACTCCGGCCAAACGCCGAAGCCGCCACGGCTGGACCTAAAATCCGTAAGGGCTTTATTAGGCGCGGCGGCCTCCTTGCGGTATAATCTAAGTAGGAAACTTAGGAAAGATTGGAGGCGCTTCAATTGAAAAAACTGAAATTATTGATCCTTTCGCTGCTGTCAGTCTCACTAGTGGGTTGTTCATTCTTAACGACGGAAGAAACGAGTGTTTCGCAACAGGACGCTGCCGGAGTGGATTACATAACAACGGAAATATCCAAAACCGATGGGCAAGCCGGATCGGGATTGTTGATCGGCGAAAAGGTAGTGACCACCGTCCACCTTTCCTATGAAACGCTGAAGTATGATGATTCCATCGCTTACCTGAAGGAAATCGTCGGAAAATACGGAGCCTATGTGGAATATTCCTACGAATCAAGCGGCGGCGACATGATCTACACACCTTCGTCATTGACCCAAAACTATCGCCAAGGCAGCTACACAATCCGGATTCCGAAAGATTCCGTGACAGCCTTCCTGAATGATCTGGAGGGCGGGCTGGGCACGAAAATCAGCGAGCAGCAGGGAAATCAGGACGTGACGCAGTATTACGAGGACACGGCCACCCGCATCAGCGTGCTGCAAAGGAAGGAAGAGCGTTTGTTGGCGCTGCTCGAGCAAGCGGAAACAGTCGAAGAGATCCTTGCCATCGAGGACAGCCTTAGTGCGGCCATTTCCGAAAGGGAAGTGCTGCAGGCTGAATTGGACAACATCGATGATTTGGTCGACTATACAGCTTTGTATCTGACCGTTTCCGAGCGTTCGCGGATTTCCAACAACCGTGGCGGATCGACGCCATTCTGGGATCGCGTCAAGGATGCCTTCATCGATTCGGTTTATTCCTTCTACTATTGGCTGCAGGATGCGGCTATCTGGTTCATCTATGCACTGCCGTTCTTCGTAGCCGTGCTGTTATTGTTGTTGCTGTTGTGGGCAATCAAAAAACTGTTCGGAAAAACGATCTGGGGCAAGCAAAGAGCCGAAAAGCAGCTTCAGGAAAGAAAGCAGATCGAGGAGCGCCGGAAAGAACGGTTTGAACGGACCCATCCAAGAAAACCGGGAGGCACAAATGTAGCTTCCAATGCGACCGCGACGCCGCCTGCGAAAACTTCGGGCACGCCACAAACGCCAATTCCGCCGGCAGAAAAGGCCGACCAGCCTGAATCAAAAGCGAAAGATGATGAAGGGGACCCTCTCGAGCCGTAAAATGCCCGACTGAATGAAACAGAATAAAGACTGCAACCGGAACGCCCAGAAATCCGGTTGCAGTCTTTTCTGCTTTCGGCATGGAAGATGGCTTAAATAAGTCCGCCCAAGTCAACTGGAAGACTGGATTATATGGTAAAATAACAGGATAGGAGGGTATATATTATGGTGAAAAGAAAACTGTATATCATTTCATTAGATGCATTTGGTGCCAGTGACTTAGAATTTGCCAAGACGCTGCCCCATTTTCAGGAAATTTTGAACAGAAGCGCACTCGTCAAAGAGGTGGAATCGGTTTATCCGTCTTTGACATACGTAGCCCATACCTCAATCGCGACAGGGATGAATCCGAATCGTCATGGCATCATCCACAACACGCACCGGCAGCCGGAAAGGCAGTCTCCGGATTGGTATTGGTACGCCAAAGAGATAAAGAAGGCGACGTTGTTCGATGTCGCAAAGAAGGCCGGTTACACAACCTGCGCTTTGCTTTGGCCAGTGACCGGGAAAAGTCCTTCCATCGACTATAACCTGGCGGAAATTTTTCCGAACAGACCCTGGCAAAATCAGGTGATGGTGTCCGCATTTGCTTCCAGCACAAAATATGCGCTGGAGATGAACAAAAAATACGGTTCGTTGCGGAGCGGAATTGCCCAACCGGAATTGGATGAATTTGTGACAGCGATAGCGGTCGACACGATCAAGACGAAACAGCCGGATCTGCTGGCTGTACATTTGGTCGATCTGGACAGCATGCGTCACGAATATGGTGTTTTGAGCGATCAGGCCAAAGAAGCCATCGTCCGGATGGATCGCCATCTCGGCCAAATCATTGACGCGATGAAAGAAGTGGGCAGCTATGAGGATACCGTGTTGGCAGTGTTGGGCGACCATTATCAGATCGATACGCATACGGTCATACGCCCGAACCACCTGTTTTTGGACAAAGGGTGGCAGACGGTCGATCGCAAAAGGAACATCAAGGACTGGAAAGTGCTGGCAAAAGCCGCAGACGGCGCTTGTTATATTTACCGCAAGGATGTCAGCGTTACCAATAAAATGATCTTGGATGCGTTGAAAGGGATCGAAAACAGGGTTGAAACCATCCATTCGGCCGCAGAGGCCAGGAAAATGGGGGCGGATGAGAATTGCCTCTTCATTCTGGAAGCAAAGCCGGGTTATTATTTCGAAAGCGATGTGCTGTATCCATTCATGGAAAGCACCGCCAAAAACCTTCCCGATCGTAAACTGCATAAAGCGACGCACGGCTTCAGCCCGAAAAAGAAAAAATATGCCACGATGCTGATGGTTTCCGGGCCCGGAATCGATAAAGAGGCCGTTGTGGAAAAGGGCAGGTTGATTGACGAAGGGCCGACTTTCCTGCATGCGATCGGACTGAAATTTCCGGAAGCCACGGACGGAAGGGTCATCAACAAAATATTTCTGTAATCAGGGGGATATAAGTGCCGCGGAACTACCCGAGTTGGAGTGGCGCCGGCAGATGTGCCTAAGGTGGAGCTGCTGCTTCAACGCTTGTAAACATCAAGTAAAAAATAATCCTGAATTGTAAAAATTATGCCACAATCTTTGCAAATCAGGATTTTCTTGCTATATAAGTGTAAGCGTGAACATTTGCGACATCGAAAAGTTTTGAGATTGTGAAATAAATAACTAAATCCATCTGTGTGTTTTCAAGTTCCTAATTGTAAG comes from the uncultured Trichococcus sp. genome and includes:
- a CDS encoding VOC family protein, coding for MKMLHTCIRVQHLDKSIAFYKEAFDFREKKKLDYPEHKFSIVYLGLEGDDYELELTYNYDHEPYDIGDGYGHIAIGVDEFEALHDKQVAAGFNVTDYKGLPDSSVRYYFITDPDGYKVEVIQNR
- a CDS encoding SGNH/GDSL hydrolase family protein; this translates as MEKTTKRKLLFIGDSITDAGRNRNNPDSLGKGYVALIAKALAERGDAERYQLINRGISGNRIHDIAERWHSDCVSLEPDVVTMLIGINDTWHNVGDETVFATKEGAEQFEMHYRHLLASLRKKSNARLILMEPFVFPYPEDRKSWRVDLDPKQEIVKRLAEEFAAEWIGLDAYLNAVGAVEGYETLSNDGVHPTKKGHSLIADAWLKQFDEGGKK
- a CDS encoding DUF4349 domain-containing protein, with the translated sequence MKKLKLLILSLLSVSLVGCSFLTTEETSVSQQDAAGVDYITTEISKTDGQAGSGLLIGEKVVTTVHLSYETLKYDDSIAYLKEIVGKYGAYVEYSYESSGGDMIYTPSSLTQNYRQGSYTIRIPKDSVTAFLNDLEGGLGTKISEQQGNQDVTQYYEDTATRISVLQRKEERLLALLEQAETVEEILAIEDSLSAAISEREVLQAELDNIDDLVDYTALYLTVSERSRISNNRGGSTPFWDRVKDAFIDSVYSFYYWLQDAAIWFIYALPFFVAVLLLLLLLWAIKKLFGKTIWGKQRAEKQLQERKQIEERRKERFERTHPRKPGGTNVASNATATPPAKTSGTPQTPIPPAEKADQPESKAKDDEGDPLEP
- a CDS encoding ectonucleotide pyrophosphatase/phosphodiesterase, producing MVKRKLYIISLDAFGASDLEFAKTLPHFQEILNRSALVKEVESVYPSLTYVAHTSIATGMNPNRHGIIHNTHRQPERQSPDWYWYAKEIKKATLFDVAKKAGYTTCALLWPVTGKSPSIDYNLAEIFPNRPWQNQVMVSAFASSTKYALEMNKKYGSLRSGIAQPELDEFVTAIAVDTIKTKQPDLLAVHLVDLDSMRHEYGVLSDQAKEAIVRMDRHLGQIIDAMKEVGSYEDTVLAVLGDHYQIDTHTVIRPNHLFLDKGWQTVDRKRNIKDWKVLAKAADGACYIYRKDVSVTNKMILDALKGIENRVETIHSAAEARKMGADENCLFILEAKPGYYFESDVLYPFMESTAKNLPDRKLHKATHGFSPKKKKYATMLMVSGPGIDKEAVVEKGRLIDEGPTFLHAIGLKFPEATDGRVINKIFL